In the Brassica napus cultivar Da-Ae chromosome A7, Da-Ae, whole genome shotgun sequence genome, one interval contains:
- the LOC106430299 gene encoding uncharacterized protein LOC106430299: protein MHLRGNRLLETIDSSKMVSDEKKAKAMIFLRHHIHDGLKDEYITKEDPCDLWKSLKERFDHQKYVILPEAKHEWIHLRFQDYKSVSEFNSAMLGITSRIMLCAEKIIDYDMIEKILSTFHPENVIMQQQYQVNGYTRYSELMQVLLVAEKNNQLVTLNHQARSTGRGHGRGENRYHGRRRGRGRKFRPYDERDNKNFHENEKNEKGQDDKRQTGKVCYRCGMKGHWARNCRTPKHLADLYRESQKGKEKGRGETNFISDEPGPSFHGLNDDTHLDVSDFLVEPESINE from the coding sequence ATGCATCTGAGAGGAAACAGGCTTTTGGAAACCATCGATAGTTCAAAAATGGTGTCGGATGAGAAAAAGGCAAAAGCCATGATATTTTTACGACACCACATCCACGATGGTTTAAAGGATGAATATATTACAAAagaggatccttgtgacctcTGGAAATCTTTAAAAGAGAGGTTCGATCATCAGAAATATGTGATCTTACCGGAAGCTAAACACGAGTGGATCCATCTCCGGTTCCAGGATTACAAAAGTGTTAGTGAGTTTAATTCCGCGATGTTAGGAATTACTTCGAGGATAATGTTATGTGCAGAGAAAATAATTGATTATGATATGATCGAAAAAATTCTCTCTACGTTCCATCCTGAAAATGTAATCATGCAGCAACAGTACCAGGTGAATGGATATACCCGTTACTCGGAGTTGATGCAAGTCCTCCTTGTTGCGGAGAAGAATAATCAACTCGTGACTTTAAACCATCAAGCTCGTTCCACTGGACGAGGTCATGGACGTGGTGAAAACCGTTATCATGGTCGtagaagaggacgaggaagaaaaTTTCGTCCCTATGATGAAAGAGATAACAAGAACTTCCAcgaaaatgaaaagaatgaaaaGGGCCAGGATGATAAAAGGCAAACGGGAAAGGTTTGCTACAGATGCGGCATGAAAGGTCATTGGGCACGTAATTGTCGTACACCAAAACATTTAGCCGATCTGTATAGAGAATCCCAAAAGggaaaagagaaaggaagaggTGAAACTAACTTCATCTCTGATGAACCTGGGCCATCCTTTCATGGTTTAAACGATGATACTCATCTCGACGTATCAGACTTTCTGGTTGAGCCAGAGAGTATCAATGAGTGA
- the LOC111200747 gene encoding uncharacterized protein LOC111200747 produces MSYKMLPQYLHVLKLANPGTITDIKTELDKEGKSRFLYAFMSLKACIDGWQHLRKVLVVDGTHMFAKYKRVLLSGSGQDADRRIFLIAFAVVDSKNSDSWKWFFERCAAIFAAKDKWYQFAHHGICLVHLKRNVGDKYKGLQQKQMLTDWRCWDYLEKIDKKLWTRSHFEENRYNLMSSNIAESLNKALLPARDSRIMALLEFITRMLSR; encoded by the exons ATGTCTTACAAGATGTTACCACAGTACTTGCACGTACTGAAATTAGCAAATCCTGGAACAATCACGGATATTAAAACCGAACTTGATAAAGAAGGAAAATCGAGGTTCCTGTATGCATTCATGTCACTGAAGGCTTGTATCGATGGGTGGCAACATTTGCGTAAGGTCCTTGTGGTGGACGGAACCCACATGTTTGCGAAATACAAACGGGTATTGCTTAGTGGTAGCGGGCAAGACGCAGACCGCCGCATATTCCTTATTGCTTTCGCAGTAGTGGATAGCAAGAACTCAGATTCTTGGAAGTGGTTCTTCGAAAG ATGCGCTGCTATATTTGCAGCTAAAGATAAATGGTATCAATTTGCACACCATGGTATTTGTCTTGTACACCTTAAGCGTAACGTGGGCGATAAGTACAAAGGACTGCAGCAGAAGCAGATG CTTACGGATTGGAGATGTTGGGATTACTTGGAGAAAATCGATAAAAAGTTATGGACACGTTCACATTTCGAAGAAAATAGGTATAACTTGATGAGTTCAAATATAGCTGAATCGTTGAATAAAGCACTACTGCCAGCGCGTGATAGCCGTATCATGGCACTGCTGGAGTTTATAACGCGGATGTTGAGCAGATGA